The Kocuria turfanensis genome contains the following window.
TGGCCCGCTCCGCGGCGATCCTGGGCCCGGACGCCGACTACCTCGACGGCGCCGCGCGGGAGCTGCTCGAGCGGGCCCGCGCCGCCGCCCCGGAGCTGCCGGGCGCGCTGGCCCTGGACCTGGCGACCCTGCGGGCGGCCCACCCCGCGCTGCGGCGCCGCGCCCTGTCCGCGGCCGTGGTGGCCGCCGGCGGGGAGACCCCCGCCCACGAGCGCCTCGGCGCCCTCGACGCCTTCGCCGAGGAGCACGGGGCCGCGGGGCCCGTGCAGATGGCGGGTAAGGTGTCCGTGTGGCGCCGCCGCCCGCCGGCAGGCACCCGTGGTCCGGGACACCTGGAGCTGCTCCGCCCGCGCACCGCGGCCGGGGCGGGCGCCGCCGGCCCGCATCCTATTGACGCATCACACGAGGAGCGCCGTGAAGGCTGAGGACGTCCAGGGGGACCTCACCGAGGTCCTGTTCAGCAAGGAAGAGATCGAGGCGAAGATCGCCGAACTGGCGGCGGCCGTCGACGCCGACTACCAGGGGCGGGACGTGCTGCTCGTGGGCGTGCTCAAGGGCGCGGTCATGGTCATGGCCGACCTGTGCCGGGCGCTCCAGGGCCAGTACCCCATGGACTGGATGGCGGTGTCCTCCTACGGCTCGGGCACCAAGTCCTCCGGCGTGGTCCGCATCCTCAAGGACCTCGACACCGACCTCTCCGGGCGCGACGTCCTGATCGTCGAGGACATCATCGACTCGGGGCTGACCCTGTCCTGGCTGCGCGCGAACCTGGAGTCCCGCCGCGCCGCCTCCGTGGAGGTCTGCGCGCTGCTGCGCAAGCCGGAGGCCGCGAAGACCTCCATCGACGTGAAGTACGTCGGCTGGGACATCCCCAACGAGTTCGTGGTGGGCTACGGGCTGGACTACGACGAGAAGTACCGCAACCTCGACTGCATCGCCACGCTCGCCCCGCACGTCTACGCGTGACCGGAGTGCCCGGCGGACGTCCGCCGGGCACTCCCGCCCGCCCGCGTCCGAGCCGGCTGTCCGCTGACAGGGAACTCCCGGCCCGTTCCGGGGGAGACCCGCCGTCCGGGCTGTACATTGAAGGTCTGCGTCCCCTGGACCCCCGGCCCTGGGCGGGCCCCGGCTCGAGGGGCCCGGACAACCATCCACGGGAGGATCAGCGGCTTGGCCACGGCGAAAAAACCCAACAACTTCTTCAGAGGACCCTGGTTCTGGGTCCTTCTGGCCGTTCTGGTCCTCTTCCCCGTCGTGGGCTCCCTCACGACCGGCGCCGGCAACCGCGTGGACACCAACGTCGGGCTGAAGCTGCTGCGCGACGGGCAGGCCTCCGAGGCCAAGATCTACGACGGCCAGCAGAAGGTCGAGCTCCAGCTCGAGGAGGACCTCAGCCTCGACGGCCGTGACCTGGGGCGCAACGTCGAGTTCTACTACGTCACCCCGCGCGGCGAGGAGGTCGTCGACGCGATGAACGCGGCCGACCTCCAGGGCTTCACCGACCAGCCGGTCGAGTCCAACTGGTTCACCAGCCTGCTCGGCTTCCTCCTGCCGTTCCTGATCATCCTGGCCATCTTCTGGTTCGTCTTCTCCCGGATGCAGGGCGGCGGCTCGCAGGTGATGCGCTTCGGCCGCTCCCGGGCCAAGATGTTCGACAAGGACAACCCCACGGTGACCTTCGCCGACGTCGCCGGGGCGGACGAGGCCGTCCAGGAGCTCGACGAGATCAAGCAGTTCCTGGTGGAGCGCGACCGCTTCACCGCCCTCGGCGCCAAGGTCCCCAAGGGCGTGCTGCTCTACGGCCCGCCCGGCACCGGCAAGACCCTGCTCGCCCGTGCGGTGGCCGGGGAGGCCGGAGTGCCCTTCTTCTCCATCTCCGGCTCCGACTTCGTGGAGATGTTCGTGGGCGTGGGCGCCTCCCGCGTCCGCGATCTGTTCCAGCAGGCGAAGGAGAACGCCCCCGCGATCATCTTCGTGGACGAGATCGACGCCGTGGGCCGCCAGCGCGGCGCCGGCATGGGCGGCGGCAACGACGAGCGGGAGCAGACCCTCAACCAGCTCCTGGTCGAGATGGACGGCTTCGACGCCACCACCAACGTCATCCTCATCGCCGCCACCAACCGCCCGGACGTCCTCGACCCGGCGCTGCTGCGCCCGGGCCGCTTCGACCGGCAGATCGGCGTGGAGGCCCCCGACATGAAGGGCCGCCTGCAGATCCTGCGGGTGCACGCCCAGGGCAAGCCGCTGGCGGACAACGTGGACCTCGCCGGCGTGGCCAAGCGCACCCCGGGCTTCACGGGCGCCGAGCTCGCCAACGTGATGAACGAGGCGGCGCTGCTCACCGCCCGGTCCCACGCCCAGCTCATCGACGACCGCGCCGTGGACGAGGCGATCGACCGCGTCATCGCCGGTCCGCAGAAGCGCAGCCGGATCATGAAGGAGCTCGAGCGCAAGGTCACCGCCTACCACGAGGGCGGGCACGCGCTCGTGGCCGCGGCCCTGCGCAACACGGACCCGGTCACCAAGATCACGATCCTGCCCCGGGGCCGCGCCCTGGGCTACACCATGGTCATGCCCCTGGACGACAAGTACTCGACCACCCGCAACGAGCTGCTCGACCAGATGGCCTACGCCATGGGCGGGCGGGCCGCCGAGGAGATCGTGTTCCGGGACCCCTCCACCGGCGCCTCCAACGACATCCAGAAGGCCACCGACACCGCGCGCAAGATGGTCACCCAGTACGGGATGAGCGCCCGGGTGGGCTCCATCAAGCTGGGCGGGGACAGCTCCGAGCCGTTCCTGGGCCGCGACGCCGCCGGCGGGGGCCGGGAGTACTCCGAGCACACCGCCGCCATCGTGGACGAGGAGGTGCGGGCGCTGCTCGACCAGGCCCACGACGAGGCCCACCAGATCCTGATGGACAACCGCCCCGTGCTCGACCGCCTCGCCCTGGAGCTGCTCGAGAAGGAGACGCTGAACGAGGCGCAGGTCGCGGAGATCTTCCACGACATCCGCAAGCGGGACCTGCGCCCGGTGTGGCTGTCCAAGGACACCCGCCCGCTCTCGGAGGACCCGCCGGTGGTCACCCAGGCCGAGCGCGAGGAGGCCCGGCGGATCCACGCCCAGGACCCCGCGACGCTGGCGCCCCAGGACCAGGCGGCCGCCGCGAAGCCGGAGCACCCCCTGGAGGTCCCCGAGCGCGGCCACTCCGTGCCGTCGGGGGAGGGCGCCGGGTCCTCGAGCGCCGCGGGGACCGCCCCGGGCGCCGGCACGGACTGAGCCGGGCCTAGGATGGAGCGACAGCCGGTCGCGTCCGCCCATCCCCGTCGCGTCCGGCAGACCAGGCAGATCCCGAAGGAGGGCGCGTTGCCCCACGAGGCCCGCACGCACACGCACACGCACGACCTGGCCGCGGAGGCCTTCGAGCCGCCCTACCCCGACCCCGCCCCCGCGCTCGAGGCCGGGGCCGGGGCGGTCGACCAGCCCCGCGTGGCCGCGGCCGTGCGGGAGCTGCTGCTCGCGATCGGCGAGGACCCCGACCGGGACGGCCTGCAGGGCACCCCGGGGCGGGTGGCCCGAGCCTACGCGGAGATGTTCGCGGGCCTGCACCAGGACCCCGCCGAGATCCTCGGGACGACCTTCGACATCGGTCACTCGGAGATGGTCCTGGTCAAGGACATCCCGTTCTACTCCACGTGCGAGCACCACCTCGTGCCGTTCCACGGCCACGCGCACGTGGGCTACATCCCCGGCCACGACGGCATGGTCACCGGGCTGAGCAAGCTGGCCCGGCTGGTGGACCTCTTCGCCCGCCGCCCGCAGGTGCAGGAGCGGCTCACCACGCAGATCGTCGAGGCGATCGTGGAGCACCTGAAGCCCGCCGGCGTGATCGTGGTGGTCGAGTGCGAGCACCTGTGCATGTCGATGCGCGGGGTGCGCAAGCCCGGGGCGAAGACCGTGACCTCGGCCGTGCGCGGCCAGCTGCGCGAGACCGCCACCCGCGCCGAGGCCATGAGCCTCATCCTGGGGCGCTGAGCCGGTGACCACGACGACCCGCACCGCGTACGGGCCCCTCGGCTGGGGCTCCTTCGAGGACCTGCCCACCGGCCGGACCCTGGTCATGGGCGTCCTCAACGTGACCCCCGACTCCTTCAGCGACGGCGGGGAGCACGCCGGGCACGAGGCCGCGATCGCCCACGGGCTGCGGCTGCTCGCCGAGGGCGCCGACGTCCTCGACGTCGGCGGGGAGTCCACCCGCCCGGGCTCGGAGCGGATCACCCCCGCCGAGGAGCAGCGCCGGATCCTGCCCGTGGTGGAGGCCCTCGCCGCGGCGGGGGCGGTGCTCAGCGTCGACACCCTCCACGCCGCCACGGCCGCGGCGGTGCTCGACGCCGGGGCGCACCTCGTCAACGACGTCTCCGGACTGTCCGTGACCCCGGAGATGGTCGAGCTCGTCGCCGAGCGGCAGGCGCCGTACGTGCTCACGCACGCCCGGGGCACGCCGGCGACCATGGACGGGCTGGCCGACTACGACGACGTCGTCGACGACGTCCTGGCCGAGCTGGAGACCCTGCGGGACCGGCTGGTCGGCGCCGGCCTGGCCCCCGAGCGGATCGTGCTGGACCCCGGGCTCGGCTTCGCCAAGCGCGGGGCCCAGAACTGGGCGCTGCTGCGCGCCCTGCCGCGCTTCACCGCCACGGGCCACCGGGTCCTGGTGGGCGCCTCCCGCAAGCGCTTCCTCGGCGCGCTGCTCGAGACGGACGGCACCGCACGGCCCGCGGCCGGGCGCGACGCCGCGACCGCGGCGGTCGGCGCCCTCGCGGCCCACGCGGGCGCGTGGGCCGTGCGGGTGCACGACGTCCGCGCCAGCGCCGACGCCGTGGCCGTCGCGCACGCGTGGCTCGGCACCGAGCCGGCGGTCCTGCGCCCCGGTGCCGCCCGGGCGGCCGCGGCCGGGGGAGGGGCCCGATGAGCCGCCTGCCGCGCGAGGAGGCCGACGGCGGGCGCCTGCGCGCCGGGGACCGGGCCGGCCGCCAGCACGTGCCGGCGGCTCCGCCGCGCGTGCCCGACCGCCGGGACCGGATCAACCTGCTGGGCATCGGCGCCGTGGGCTACCACGGGGTCCTGGACCAGGAGAAGCGCAGCGGGCAGCCGTTCTTCGTGGACCTGGTGATGTACCTGGACCTCTCCCGGGCCGGGGCCGAGGACGACGTCGCCCTGACCGCCCACTACGGCGAGGTCGCCGAGGAGGTCCGGGACATCGTGATCGGCCCGAGCGTGAACCTGCTGGAGACCCTCGCCGACCGCATCGCCCGGCGGCTGCTCGAGCGGTTCCCCCTCGAGGCGGTGGAGGTCACGGTGCACAAGCCCAAGGCGCCCATCGAGGTCACCTTCTCCGACGTGTCCGTGACGATCTACCGGGAGCGCTGACGTGGGAACCCGGGCCGTCCTCGCCCTCGGCGCCAACCTCGGCGACCGGGAGGACACCCTGCGCCGGGCCGCCCTCGACCTCGCCGCCCACCCCCGGATCACCCTGACCCGGGCCTCGCCCGTGGTGCGCTCCAAGCCGGTCGGAGGC
Protein-coding sequences here:
- the folP gene encoding dihydropteroate synthase, translated to MTTTTRTAYGPLGWGSFEDLPTGRTLVMGVLNVTPDSFSDGGEHAGHEAAIAHGLRLLAEGADVLDVGGESTRPGSERITPAEEQRRILPVVEALAAAGAVLSVDTLHAATAAAVLDAGAHLVNDVSGLSVTPEMVELVAERQAPYVLTHARGTPATMDGLADYDDVVDDVLAELETLRDRLVGAGLAPERIVLDPGLGFAKRGAQNWALLRALPRFTATGHRVLVGASRKRFLGALLETDGTARPAAGRDAATAAVGALAAHAGAWAVRVHDVRASADAVAVAHAWLGTEPAVLRPGAARAAAAGGGAR
- the hpt gene encoding hypoxanthine phosphoribosyltransferase; this translates as MKAEDVQGDLTEVLFSKEEIEAKIAELAAAVDADYQGRDVLLVGVLKGAVMVMADLCRALQGQYPMDWMAVSSYGSGTKSSGVVRILKDLDTDLSGRDVLIVEDIIDSGLTLSWLRANLESRRAASVEVCALLRKPEAAKTSIDVKYVGWDIPNEFVVGYGLDYDEKYRNLDCIATLAPHVYA
- the folB gene encoding dihydroneopterin aldolase; translation: MSRLPREEADGGRLRAGDRAGRQHVPAAPPRVPDRRDRINLLGIGAVGYHGVLDQEKRSGQPFFVDLVMYLDLSRAGAEDDVALTAHYGEVAEEVRDIVIGPSVNLLETLADRIARRLLERFPLEAVEVTVHKPKAPIEVTFSDVSVTIYRER
- the ftsH gene encoding ATP-dependent zinc metalloprotease FtsH, with the protein product MATAKKPNNFFRGPWFWVLLAVLVLFPVVGSLTTGAGNRVDTNVGLKLLRDGQASEAKIYDGQQKVELQLEEDLSLDGRDLGRNVEFYYVTPRGEEVVDAMNAADLQGFTDQPVESNWFTSLLGFLLPFLIILAIFWFVFSRMQGGGSQVMRFGRSRAKMFDKDNPTVTFADVAGADEAVQELDEIKQFLVERDRFTALGAKVPKGVLLYGPPGTGKTLLARAVAGEAGVPFFSISGSDFVEMFVGVGASRVRDLFQQAKENAPAIIFVDEIDAVGRQRGAGMGGGNDEREQTLNQLLVEMDGFDATTNVILIAATNRPDVLDPALLRPGRFDRQIGVEAPDMKGRLQILRVHAQGKPLADNVDLAGVAKRTPGFTGAELANVMNEAALLTARSHAQLIDDRAVDEAIDRVIAGPQKRSRIMKELERKVTAYHEGGHALVAAALRNTDPVTKITILPRGRALGYTMVMPLDDKYSTTRNELLDQMAYAMGGRAAEEIVFRDPSTGASNDIQKATDTARKMVTQYGMSARVGSIKLGGDSSEPFLGRDAAGGGREYSEHTAAIVDEEVRALLDQAHDEAHQILMDNRPVLDRLALELLEKETLNEAQVAEIFHDIRKRDLRPVWLSKDTRPLSEDPPVVTQAEREEARRIHAQDPATLAPQDQAAAAKPEHPLEVPERGHSVPSGEGAGSSSAAGTAPGAGTD
- the folE gene encoding GTP cyclohydrolase I FolE, translating into MERQPVASAHPRRVRQTRQIPKEGALPHEARTHTHTHDLAAEAFEPPYPDPAPALEAGAGAVDQPRVAAAVRELLLAIGEDPDRDGLQGTPGRVARAYAEMFAGLHQDPAEILGTTFDIGHSEMVLVKDIPFYSTCEHHLVPFHGHAHVGYIPGHDGMVTGLSKLARLVDLFARRPQVQERLTTQIVEAIVEHLKPAGVIVVVECEHLCMSMRGVRKPGAKTVTSAVRGQLRETATRAEAMSLILGR